GTGTCGGCGCTCATTACCCGCGATTGGTACCAGCCATTCGCTGGTGCGGATGTGGACGAGCAGACGGTTACTCGGTTCGCTCAGATGATCGTCCCCGTACTTGGATTGATCTCGTACGTGATCGCGATTCAGCAGTTCGAGTTTATTATTCTTCTCACGGCGGTCACGTTCTATGGAGCAGCCCAGATCTTCCCGTTGCTCATCGGCGCGTTGTACTGGAACGAAGCATCACGCGAAGGGGCACTCAGTGGCTTTGTCGTTGGAGTGCTCGTCACCTCGGCCCTCGAATTCGGAATCCTCACGCTACCGAGCGGCTTCCCCGGATTCGTCAGCGGCTTCTACGGTCTCATCAGCAACAGCGTCGTTTTTATCGTGGTTAGTCTCGCTGTCGAAGGGGTTTCGGCTGAAGCCCGTAAGCGGACCCAAGGCTACATCAATTATGCAGTTACTCGTGGCTGGGAAACTGATGACGGAACAGCCGTGGGCAACGATGACTGATTATGACTGACAAGATTTCGAACGCTGTAGCAGTACGTCGAATCACTGGCTATGAGTGGAATTAGTAATGATACAGACACTGATACTAGTACAAGTACAGATCCAGATATGAATTCGAATGACACAGTTCGTGTGGGTGTAGACATCGGCGGCACGTTCACTGACATCGTGACGGTTCGAGACGGCCGAATAGAGGTAACGAAGACGCCATCGACACCGGATGCTCCCGAGAATGGAGTCATGGACGGGCTCGAAAAAGCATGTGAACGCGAGGGCTGGGAGTTCGATTCAGTCTCTTTTCTCGGACACGGCACGACAGTAGCAACGAACGCCGTGCTCGAACAGACGTGGGCCGAAACCGCTCTTGTGACGACAGCAGGCTTTCGAGACGTTCTCGAGATCGGTCGACAAGCCCGCCCCGATATCTACGATTTTCAGGCTGAGAAACCGACGCCGTTCGTTCCCCGTGATCGGCGATTCGAAGTGACCGAACGCCTCGACGAACGAGGACAGGTTCTCACCGCTCTCGACGAGGAGAGCGTGCAGGCCATCGCAGAGCGACTCACAGCGTCGGAAGTCGAGAGCATAGCGGTGGCCCTACTCTTCTCGTTTGAGAACGCTGCTCACGAGAAACGGGTGCGTGAGTTGTTACAGGAGACTGGACTCGATCTGACGTACTCGCTTTCGAGTGATGTGCTTCCCGAGATCAGAGAGTACGAACGGACTCTTGTCACGGCGATGAACGCCGCACTCAAACCGGTGATGGCTCGTTATATCGGCAATCTCGAAGCCGAGACAGCCACCGCAGGCATCGATACTGAACTCACGATCATGCAGTCAAACGGTGGGATTATCGCTGCTGATACCGCCCGCGAGCGAGCGGTGCGAACGCTCCTCTCCGGTCCTGCTGCTGGAGTGCAAGGCGCGACTGCGATTGCCGAGCGGTGTGGGTTCTCGGATGTGATCACGATGGACATGGGCGGCACCTCTTGTGATGTATCGCTCGTTGAAGGAGGCGATCCACTCGTTTCGACCGACGTCGAGATCGGTGAGTATCCGATCGGTGTGCCGATGATCGATGTCCATACGATCGGATCTGGCGGCGGATCGATCGCTTGGATCGATCCGGGTGGGGCACTCAGGGTCGGACCACGCTCTGCGGGTGCCGATCCAGGACCGATCTGCTATGGACGTGGTGGCACGGAACCGACGGTCACCGATGCGCAACTACTCTTAGGGCGGCTCAACCCGAGTGAGTTCCTCTCGGGTGAACTCGACGCCGAAACCGAAGACGTTCGTCGGATGACTGAACAGAAGCTCGCTGATTCGCTGGGACAGACTATCGAAGAGACAGCTCAGGGAATCGTCGATGTTGCAAACGCGAACATGCAACGAGCGCTCCGCGTCGTCTCGGTCGAGCGTGGTCACGATCCACGCGAGTTTGGTCTCGTCGCGTTCGGAGGAGCAGGACCGCTCCACGCCTGCGAGATCGCTTGTGAGCTCGAAATCCCACAGGTCATTATCCCTCGTACGGCTGGCGTCCTCTCTGCCCTCGGATTGCTCGTGAGCGACGTGCTGTACGACTACAGCACCTCGCGCGTTCGACCGCTCGCTGATGTCACCCCCACGGAACTCGAACAGATATTTGAAGACTTCGAGGAACGCGGTCACGACCGGCTGTCCGAGGAGGGGCGATTAGCCGACGAGAAGCGATTCGAGCGCACGCTTGATCTTCGATACGCCGGTCAGTCGTTCGAGCTTTCGGTGCCAGCGGGGAACGAGCTCGACGAGGCGAGCCTCGATGCTGTCCGTGAGACGTTCCACGCACACCACGAGCAGCGCTACGGTCACGCATATCCCGAAGAACCCATCGAACTCGTAACAGTCCGACTACGTGCGCGTGGTCTCGTTACCCAACCGGATCTTACAGCTGGAGGTTCGGATGACTCTCTTGTGGACGCATGCAAGGAGATCCGTAAGGTGATCTACGACGGCAACGCTCACGAGACGCGGATCTACGATCGGACCAAGTTGCCGATTGAAGCTGACGTTTCGGGCCCGGCGATTCTCGAAGGATCCGAAAGCACCGTCGTCATCCCTCCAAACCAACGCGCCCGCGTTGATGGGTACGGAAACGTACTCGTGGAGGTGTTCCCCGATGACTGATTCAGAGACCACAACCGATGGGACGCCCACAATTGATCCGGTAACGCTCGAAATTGTTCGCAACGCCTGTGAAGCGATCACAGAAGAGATGAACGCGAACCTAATCCGGAC
The nucleotide sequence above comes from Halocatena marina. Encoded proteins:
- a CDS encoding hydantoinase/oxoprolinase family protein, which codes for MNSNDTVRVGVDIGGTFTDIVTVRDGRIEVTKTPSTPDAPENGVMDGLEKACEREGWEFDSVSFLGHGTTVATNAVLEQTWAETALVTTAGFRDVLEIGRQARPDIYDFQAEKPTPFVPRDRRFEVTERLDERGQVLTALDEESVQAIAERLTASEVESIAVALLFSFENAAHEKRVRELLQETGLDLTYSLSSDVLPEIREYERTLVTAMNAALKPVMARYIGNLEAETATAGIDTELTIMQSNGGIIAADTARERAVRTLLSGPAAGVQGATAIAERCGFSDVITMDMGGTSCDVSLVEGGDPLVSTDVEIGEYPIGVPMIDVHTIGSGGGSIAWIDPGGALRVGPRSAGADPGPICYGRGGTEPTVTDAQLLLGRLNPSEFLSGELDAETEDVRRMTEQKLADSLGQTIEETAQGIVDVANANMQRALRVVSVERGHDPREFGLVAFGGAGPLHACEIACELEIPQVIIPRTAGVLSALGLLVSDVLYDYSTSRVRPLADVTPTELEQIFEDFEERGHDRLSEEGRLADEKRFERTLDLRYAGQSFELSVPAGNELDEASLDAVRETFHAHHEQRYGHAYPEEPIELVTVRLRARGLVTQPDLTAGGSDDSLVDACKEIRKVIYDGNAHETRIYDRTKLPIEADVSGPAILEGSESTVVIPPNQRARVDGYGNVLVEVFPDD